A single window of Streptomyces griseoviridis DNA harbors:
- a CDS encoding type I polyketide synthase — protein MHETNAPEGTRQTPLTRALGTIRSLRRQLGEQQGNQPVAIIGAGLRLPGGIDTLDGYWTALAEGRDLVRPMPEHRKGPFADAWRGVPQRGGFLDEVLDFDAEFFGISPREARHLDPQHRLLLEVAWEAMEHAAVPADTLAEARAGLYLGVMWQDYREWCQGEPDAYWATGNGHNFAAGRVAYALGLTGPTMTVDTACSSSLVAVHLAVQALRRGECGLAFAAGANLIMSPATMRLVQETRSLSPDGLCKTFDSRANGFARGEGVGVVLLKRLDHALRDGDRVLGVIRGTSVNQDGRSSGFTAPNVLAQVSLIEAALDDAGLEPAAVGYAETHGTGTALGDPIEMDALATALGRRNGGAPLPVGAVKTNFGHLEGTAGVAGLIKAALCVSRRQVPPVVHFRHLNPRIDLSGTGITVPDRLGEWSPLSGDCASVSSFGMSGTNAHAVVGPLLPEESADAPHADRAPVTVSGFEISARTPQALRERADRYATALAALDPADYPAFAHTMTAGRTRMEARATVTAADPGTAARALRALAEGRTVPEITGCGDEPQGARGVQDTAGPLPRNALDLPHYPWQRRRFAPRALSAGTTDAPAGPERPLVHEVTWRTWRDPAAVDPRPVVLAGDDTDLLGALAARAAALGLTGTVLTPSAPALPDGWRAAPLPADGAAWAAALTTGALDADAPLVLALRATRLPDAGTGQTAGADPAEATVSGPDGLGAGRAADAVGPGAALCAAVTAATAGLARERGGARVFALSRAACRTRPQDTVAPTDHGLLHGLAPVLGLELGDGWGGVVDLPADPAAADLDALLRFVAAETAGALAQEPAEDRAAVRDGSVLVARLTETATGTAPLTVRPDATYLVTGGLGGVGRELTAELVARGARHLLLVGRRPLRELALEARELLGRLDAEGVQAVYRPGGCDTAEALAAVHHDLHGMPPVRGVLHAAGTLERAPAAETGPAGFAASLRGKFAGAWLLHRASLDWPLDFFVTVSSVSAVWGTNRCAGYAAANGGLDALAAHRAGLGLPAASIAYGPWDLGGSGMADSAARDGFARIGVGALDPATGRAALGAFDSLAAHVVVCPLDGARFRSVMSRFRARGLLARDGTDGAGRTAHFDGTDGQVRADQGPAESGEGPVEPSVVAALAALPERGRPAAARAHVARIVAAQLGFDSADAVRHDAGFFDLGLDSIMAVDLVARLGQAFGVTLRAADVFDHPSVTRVTEHLLTLEPEPEPGLAPEPGLAPEPGLAPEPASRPRPAPAPAPGPALAAAPAPAASEPATAAHPAPDPHEPIAIIGMAGRFPQADSVEELWDLLRSGRDAVGPVPEGRYDTAAFHHDGSAPGRITTDQGGFLKDVARFDAAFFGIPAREAENLDPQQRLLLESAWHALEDGGLDPHALRSTRTGVFVGISYADYARVLAGPGADRLDAYYSTGTSLNAAAGRLAYVLGLNGPALAVDTACSSSLVALHLAVRSLRGGESDTALAGGVNVILDPLASVAASRAHMLSPDGRCRSFSADANGFVRAEGCAVLVLKRLSDARRDGDRVLAVIRGTAVNQDGASSGLTAPSGTAQRDLLTDALADARVSGCQVSYLEAHGTGTALGDPVELGAAWRVFGPERKPGEPLHIGSVKSNIGHCESAAGMAAVVKTVLALRHDLLPANLHFAAPNPHVDWAGMNVRVVDTPTPWRSGTAPRVAGVSGFGLSGTNAHVVLADPPAGTTAATNDDPAGAPYLVPLSAPDAPGLERLGAAWRERLADATEGELAGLAATATTGRAHFPHRRALLGRTRDELLSRLAAPLPDREGAGRPRIAFLFSGQGSQRFGMGRELYETEPVFRDVFDRCDRELAPVLGASLVDLVLYGTDQQAVHETRVTQPALFALESALAALWESWGVTPDVVMGHSVGEITAAVHAGVMDLSSGLRLIARRAELMQGTPRGAMLAVRTGEERLRALLGDTGARLDVAAVNTADATVVAGPPEEIERFAARLTEHGVRAARLTVSHAFHSRLLDPVLPALRESAATLRFDDPLTPLISNLTGGLALPGTFDADYWVRHARNPVRFHDGARLLAEQKVDVCLEIGPDTTLVNLVRAAGTVPAAGLLPSLRRGSTDHAVLADAAGRLYELGHDLDWAAREAPRRTPRAAAPLYPFAPTTFWRGAGTDTATAADTAAPPSSGAPETAAASRVAPGAPPWGSPLRSPAVEGRVFVTERSTVYPPHLDDHRLFGTVQVAGASQTATVLSALSQGGEPVVLEDLHFPRALVLHDHERYELQIIERDGPSGSRTVSVQSLLDPERGRWQEHLTARRPVGDPVGHRPAPDPRAFVAGAGRRLGGEAFYRHLRGIGYLLGPSFSWVKDAWIRGDEALIRFEPPEKMNEPAEDYAIHPGLLDSCLQSSVCFAIHEDDEEPAEQERALVIPFAAARVAFPGRPAAGRSLWGHVKADLRPASGERFHQVETADLHLFDDTGATVLAMDGFRFRSASRSVLRASLRDSAPHTWDLVWNDVPAADPAPASATASRTVAVVGAATPAGHLLVRAVEEHGHRAVPVADAASLPHPSAGLSAAQATDLIVDARFLAVAAPADPSAASEAVLALAATLRSVPATVPYAVLAGAGPLDAPLRETLWGLTASVEAEQSERRLLRVTLADGWDPARLPAVLDRLLDDGPFETRVEFGPDRTRVARLVPAAPTDAPAGPLTGAALVTGGLGALGLSTAAILARNGCTDLTLMARSRPDAAARRAIEALTASGTRVRVLNGDVTDPADCARAVTEAGRDQPLRRVLHLAGVTDDRAFDRVDRATAERVFAAKAHGAAVLAEAVRGQDLDAFVLFSSASSVLGSAGQTVYAAANGYLNGLAETLRADGVAATSVAWGPWTPDGKGGLAAGETVRRATTRLGIGSLTDDTAEPLLLSALTARGARVIAVDLTPDRFTAALDGHPRARLLDAATTGGAARADRPDTAGPRGWFGAHLDTLAPGEHTAALADFVRRSAGDTLGQPAPQGEDTTFGDMGLDSIMVIDLRTRLSHALGIDLLATVALDHPTVARITDHIQGLRDPAPASAPDTPSHPHASDPSAPPAPKPLPGPSDPTDLSGMSFDELVRAVRSDVSQKGDTPT, from the coding sequence ATGCACGAGACGAACGCCCCCGAGGGAACCAGGCAGACACCCCTCACCCGGGCGCTGGGCACCATCCGCTCCCTGCGCAGGCAACTCGGCGAGCAGCAGGGCAACCAGCCCGTCGCGATCATCGGCGCGGGGCTGCGACTGCCCGGCGGCATCGACACCCTCGACGGCTACTGGACCGCCCTGGCCGAGGGCCGCGACCTCGTGCGCCCGATGCCCGAACACCGCAAGGGACCCTTCGCCGACGCCTGGCGGGGAGTGCCGCAGCGCGGCGGGTTCCTCGACGAAGTCCTCGACTTCGACGCCGAGTTCTTCGGCATCAGCCCCCGCGAGGCCCGCCACCTCGACCCGCAGCACAGGCTGCTCCTCGAGGTCGCCTGGGAGGCCATGGAACACGCGGCCGTCCCGGCGGACACGCTCGCCGAGGCCCGCGCCGGCCTCTACCTCGGCGTCATGTGGCAGGACTACCGCGAGTGGTGCCAGGGGGAGCCCGACGCCTACTGGGCCACCGGCAACGGACACAACTTCGCGGCCGGCCGGGTGGCCTACGCCCTCGGCCTCACCGGCCCGACGATGACCGTCGACACGGCCTGCTCGTCCTCCCTCGTCGCCGTCCACCTCGCGGTGCAGGCGCTGCGCCGCGGCGAGTGCGGACTCGCCTTCGCCGCGGGCGCCAACCTCATCATGTCGCCCGCGACCATGCGGCTGGTCCAGGAGACCCGCTCGCTGTCGCCCGACGGCCTCTGCAAGACCTTCGACTCCCGGGCCAACGGCTTCGCCCGCGGCGAGGGCGTCGGCGTGGTCCTGCTCAAACGCCTCGACCACGCCCTGCGCGACGGCGACCGGGTGCTCGGCGTGATCAGGGGGACGTCCGTCAACCAGGACGGCCGCTCCAGCGGATTCACGGCGCCCAACGTCCTCGCCCAGGTCTCCCTGATCGAGGCCGCCCTGGACGACGCGGGACTCGAACCGGCCGCCGTCGGCTACGCGGAGACCCACGGCACCGGCACCGCGCTCGGCGACCCGATCGAGATGGACGCGCTGGCGACCGCGCTGGGCCGCCGCAACGGCGGGGCTCCGCTGCCGGTCGGCGCGGTCAAGACCAACTTCGGCCACCTCGAAGGGACCGCGGGAGTGGCGGGGCTCATCAAGGCGGCCCTGTGCGTGTCCCGCCGCCAGGTGCCGCCCGTCGTCCACTTCCGGCATCTCAACCCCAGGATCGACCTGTCAGGCACCGGGATCACCGTGCCGGACCGCCTGGGGGAGTGGTCGCCGCTGTCCGGGGACTGCGCCTCGGTCAGCTCGTTCGGCATGAGCGGCACCAACGCCCACGCCGTCGTCGGTCCGCTGCTCCCCGAGGAGAGCGCCGACGCACCGCACGCCGACCGCGCCCCGGTGACCGTCAGCGGCTTCGAGATCTCGGCCAGGACCCCGCAGGCGCTGCGCGAGAGGGCCGACCGGTACGCCACCGCGCTGGCGGCGCTCGACCCCGCCGACTACCCGGCCTTCGCCCACACCATGACCGCGGGACGGACCCGGATGGAGGCCCGCGCGACCGTGACGGCGGCCGACCCCGGCACGGCGGCCAGGGCCCTGCGCGCCCTCGCGGAGGGCCGCACGGTCCCGGAGATCACCGGGTGCGGGGACGAGCCGCAGGGCGCCCGCGGCGTCCAGGACACGGCGGGACCGCTGCCGAGGAACGCCCTCGACCTGCCCCACTACCCCTGGCAGCGGCGCCGGTTCGCCCCCCGCGCGCTGTCCGCGGGCACGACGGACGCACCGGCCGGCCCCGAGCGGCCGCTCGTCCACGAAGTGACCTGGCGGACGTGGCGGGACCCGGCCGCCGTGGACCCGCGCCCGGTCGTCCTCGCGGGCGACGACACCGACCTGCTCGGCGCGCTCGCCGCGCGGGCCGCCGCGCTGGGCCTCACCGGAACCGTCCTCACCCCGTCCGCACCGGCCCTCCCCGACGGCTGGCGCGCCGCGCCGCTCCCGGCCGACGGCGCCGCCTGGGCCGCGGCCCTGACCACCGGGGCCCTGGACGCGGACGCACCGCTCGTCCTCGCCCTGCGCGCCACGAGGCTGCCCGACGCCGGCACGGGGCAGACCGCGGGCGCCGACCCGGCCGAAGCCACCGTCTCAGGACCGGACGGTCTCGGAGCCGGCCGGGCCGCGGACGCCGTCGGGCCCGGGGCGGCCCTGTGCGCGGCGGTGACGGCCGCCACCGCCGGGCTCGCCCGCGAGCGGGGCGGCGCCCGGGTGTTCGCCCTCAGCCGGGCCGCCTGCCGCACCCGGCCCCAGGACACGGTGGCCCCCACCGACCACGGCCTCCTCCACGGGCTCGCGCCGGTCCTCGGACTCGAACTCGGCGACGGCTGGGGCGGGGTCGTCGACCTGCCCGCCGACCCCGCCGCCGCCGATCTCGACGCGCTGCTGCGCTTCGTCGCGGCCGAGACCGCCGGCGCCCTCGCCCAGGAGCCGGCCGAGGACCGGGCCGCCGTCCGCGACGGATCGGTCCTGGTCGCCCGCCTCACCGAGACGGCCACCGGCACCGCACCCCTGACCGTCCGGCCCGACGCCACCTACCTCGTCACCGGCGGACTCGGCGGCGTGGGCCGTGAGCTGACCGCCGAACTGGTCGCCCGCGGCGCCCGCCACCTGCTGCTCGTCGGCCGCCGCCCACTGCGCGAACTCGCCCTCGAAGCGCGCGAGTTGCTCGGCCGACTGGACGCCGAGGGCGTTCAGGCCGTCTACCGGCCAGGTGGCTGCGACACCGCCGAGGCCCTCGCCGCCGTCCACCACGACCTGCACGGCATGCCGCCGGTGCGCGGGGTCCTGCACGCGGCCGGGACACTGGAGCGCGCCCCGGCCGCGGAGACCGGCCCGGCCGGCTTCGCCGCCTCGCTGCGCGGCAAGTTCGCGGGCGCCTGGCTGCTGCACCGCGCCTCCCTCGACTGGCCGTTGGACTTCTTCGTCACGGTCTCGTCGGTCTCCGCGGTCTGGGGCACCAACCGGTGCGCCGGCTACGCGGCGGCCAACGGCGGCCTCGACGCGCTCGCCGCCCACCGCGCGGGCCTCGGCCTGCCCGCGGCCAGCATCGCCTACGGGCCCTGGGACCTGGGCGGGTCCGGCATGGCCGACTCCGCCGCACGGGACGGCTTCGCCCGCATCGGCGTGGGCGCGCTCGACCCGGCCACGGGCCGTGCCGCCCTCGGCGCCTTCGACTCCCTCGCCGCCCATGTCGTCGTCTGCCCGCTGGACGGCGCGCGGTTCCGCTCGGTCATGTCGCGGTTCCGGGCGCGCGGCCTCCTCGCCCGGGACGGGACGGACGGCGCGGGCCGCACCGCTCACTTCGACGGCACGGACGGCCAGGTCCGCGCGGACCAGGGCCCCGCCGAGTCCGGCGAGGGACCCGTCGAGCCGTCCGTCGTGGCCGCGCTCGCCGCGCTGCCCGAGCGTGGCCGCCCCGCCGCGGCCCGCGCCCACGTGGCCCGGATCGTCGCCGCCCAACTCGGCTTCGACTCCGCGGACGCCGTCCGCCACGACGCCGGGTTCTTCGATCTCGGCCTTGACTCCATCATGGCCGTCGACCTGGTCGCCCGCCTCGGCCAGGCGTTCGGAGTCACCCTGCGCGCGGCCGACGTGTTCGACCACCCCAGCGTCACCCGCGTCACGGAGCACCTGCTCACCCTCGAACCCGAACCCGAACCCGGACTCGCACCCGAACCCGGACTCGCACCCGAACCCGGACTCGCACCCGAACCCGCCTCCCGACCGCGACCCGCCCCGGCCCCCGCACCCGGCCCCGCCCTCGCCGCCGCCCCGGCCCCCGCGGCATCCGAACCGGCCACGGCCGCCCACCCCGCCCCCGACCCGCACGAACCGATCGCCATCATCGGCATGGCCGGGCGGTTCCCGCAGGCCGACTCCGTCGAGGAGCTGTGGGACCTGCTGCGATCGGGCCGCGACGCCGTCGGCCCGGTCCCCGAAGGGCGCTACGACACCGCCGCCTTCCACCACGACGGCTCCGCACCCGGCCGGATCACCACGGACCAGGGCGGCTTCCTCAAGGACGTGGCCCGCTTCGACGCCGCCTTCTTCGGGATCCCCGCCCGCGAGGCGGAGAACCTCGACCCGCAGCAGCGCCTCCTGCTGGAGTCCGCCTGGCACGCCCTGGAGGACGGCGGCCTCGACCCGCACGCCCTGCGCTCCACCCGCACCGGCGTGTTCGTCGGCATCAGCTACGCGGACTACGCGCGCGTCCTGGCAGGACCAGGCGCCGACCGCCTCGACGCCTACTACAGCACCGGCACCTCGCTCAACGCGGCCGCCGGCCGGCTGGCGTACGTCCTCGGGCTCAACGGCCCCGCGCTGGCCGTCGACACCGCCTGCTCGTCCTCGCTCGTCGCCCTGCACCTCGCCGTGCGCTCACTGCGCGGCGGCGAGTCCGACACGGCCCTGGCCGGCGGGGTCAACGTCATCCTCGACCCGCTGGCGTCCGTCGCCGCCAGCCGCGCGCACATGCTGTCCCCCGACGGCCGCTGCCGCTCCTTCTCGGCCGACGCCAACGGGTTCGTGCGGGCCGAGGGCTGCGCCGTACTCGTCCTCAAGAGGCTCTCCGACGCCCGGCGGGACGGCGACCGGGTGCTCGCCGTGATCCGCGGCACCGCGGTCAACCAGGACGGCGCCTCCTCCGGGCTCACCGCGCCCAGCGGCACCGCCCAGCGCGACCTGCTCACCGACGCGCTCGCCGACGCCCGGGTCAGCGGCTGCCAGGTCTCCTACCTGGAGGCCCACGGAACCGGCACCGCCCTCGGTGACCCCGTCGAACTGGGCGCGGCCTGGCGGGTGTTCGGGCCGGAACGCAAACCCGGCGAGCCGCTGCACATCGGCTCGGTCAAGAGCAACATCGGTCACTGCGAGTCCGCCGCGGGCATGGCGGCCGTCGTCAAGACCGTGCTGGCGTTGAGACACGATCTCCTCCCGGCCAACCTCCACTTCGCGGCACCCAACCCGCATGTGGACTGGGCCGGCATGAACGTCAGGGTCGTGGACACCCCCACCCCCTGGCGTTCCGGCACGGCACCGCGCGTCGCGGGCGTCTCCGGATTCGGACTGTCCGGGACCAACGCCCACGTGGTGCTCGCCGATCCACCGGCCGGGACCACCGCCGCCACGAACGACGACCCGGCCGGCGCCCCGTACCTCGTCCCCCTGTCCGCACCCGACGCCCCCGGCCTCGAACGGCTCGGCGCCGCCTGGCGGGAGCGCCTGGCCGACGCCACCGAAGGCGAACTCGCGGGCCTGGCCGCCACCGCCACCACCGGCCGCGCCCATTTCCCGCACCGCCGCGCCCTGTTGGGCCGCACCCGGGACGAACTCCTCAGCCGGCTCGCGGCCCCGCTCCCGGACCGGGAGGGCGCAGGACGCCCCCGGATCGCCTTCCTCTTCTCCGGCCAGGGCAGCCAGCGGTTCGGCATGGGGCGCGAACTCTACGAGACCGAACCGGTGTTCAGAGACGTCTTCGACCGCTGCGACCGCGAACTCGCCCCCGTCCTCGGCGCGTCCCTCGTCGACCTCGTCCTCTACGGCACCGACCAGCAGGCCGTGCACGAGACCCGGGTCACCCAGCCCGCCCTCTTCGCCCTGGAGAGCGCGCTCGCCGCGCTGTGGGAGTCCTGGGGCGTCACCCCCGACGTGGTCATGGGGCACAGCGTCGGCGAGATCACCGCCGCCGTCCACGCGGGCGTCATGGACCTCTCCTCCGGGCTGCGGCTGATCGCCCGCAGGGCCGAGCTGATGCAGGGCACCCCGCGGGGCGCGATGCTCGCCGTGCGCACCGGTGAGGAGCGGCTGCGCGCCCTCCTCGGCGACACCGGCGCCCGTCTCGACGTGGCCGCCGTCAACACCGCCGACGCCACCGTGGTCGCGGGCCCGCCCGAGGAGATCGAGCGGTTCGCCGCCCGGCTCACCGAGCACGGGGTGCGCGCCGCGCGGCTCACCGTCTCGCACGCCTTCCACTCCCGGCTGCTCGACCCCGTCCTGCCCGCGCTGCGCGAGAGCGCGGCGACCCTGCGCTTCGACGACCCGCTGACCCCGCTGATCTCCAACCTCACCGGCGGCCTCGCCCTGCCCGGCACGTTCGACGCCGACTACTGGGTGCGGCACGCCCGCAACCCCGTGCGCTTCCACGACGGCGCGCGCCTGCTCGCCGAGCAGAAGGTGGACGTCTGCCTGGAGATCGGGCCCGACACCACCCTGGTGAACCTGGTGCGCGCGGCGGGCACCGTCCCGGCCGCGGGGCTGCTGCCGTCGCTGCGGCGCGGGAGCACCGATCACGCCGTGCTGGCCGACGCCGCCGGACGCCTCTACGAACTGGGCCACGACCTCGACTGGGCGGCCCGGGAAGCGCCGCGCCGCACCCCACGGGCGGCGGCACCGCTCTACCCGTTCGCCCCCACCACCTTCTGGCGCGGCGCCGGAACCGACACCGCGACCGCCGCCGACACCGCGGCGCCCCCGAGCTCCGGCGCGCCGGAGACGGCCGCCGCGAGCCGGGTCGCGCCGGGCGCTCCGCCCTGGGGCTCCCCGCTGCGTTCCCCGGCGGTCGAGGGCCGCGTGTTCGTCACCGAACGCAGCACCGTCTACCCGCCGCACCTGGACGACCACCGCCTGTTCGGCACCGTGCAGGTCGCGGGCGCGTCCCAGACCGCGACCGTGCTGTCCGCACTCAGCCAGGGCGGCGAACCGGTGGTCCTGGAGGACCTGCACTTCCCGCGCGCCCTGGTCCTGCACGACCACGAGCGCTACGAGCTGCAGATCATCGAACGGGACGGTCCGTCAGGGAGCCGCACGGTGAGCGTGCAGAGCCTCCTCGACCCCGAACGCGGCCGGTGGCAGGAGCACTTGACGGCCCGCCGGCCCGTGGGCGATCCGGTCGGCCACCGGCCCGCACCCGACCCGCGCGCGTTCGTCGCCGGTGCCGGACGCCGTCTCGGCGGCGAGGCGTTCTACCGCCATCTGAGGGGAATCGGCTATCTGCTCGGCCCCTCCTTCAGCTGGGTCAAGGACGCCTGGATCCGCGGCGACGAGGCACTCATCCGGTTCGAGCCTCCCGAGAAGATGAACGAGCCGGCCGAGGACTACGCGATCCACCCCGGCCTCCTCGACTCCTGCCTCCAGAGCTCCGTCTGCTTCGCCATCCACGAGGACGACGAGGAGCCCGCAGAGCAGGAGAGGGCCCTGGTCATCCCGTTCGCGGCGGCCCGGGTCGCCTTCCCCGGCCGCCCCGCCGCGGGCCGGTCCCTGTGGGGCCACGTCAAGGCCGACCTGCGCCCGGCATCGGGCGAGAGGTTCCACCAGGTGGAGACGGCCGACCTGCACCTCTTCGACGACACCGGCGCCACCGTCCTCGCCATGGACGGCTTCCGCTTCCGCTCCGCCTCCCGGTCCGTGCTGCGCGCCTCGCTCCGTGACTCCGCCCCGCACACCTGGGACCTGGTCTGGAACGACGTCCCCGCCGCCGACCCGGCACCCGCGTCCGCGACGGCGTCCAGGACCGTGGCCGTCGTCGGCGCCGCGACCCCGGCGGGACACCTGCTCGTCCGGGCCGTCGAGGAACACGGACACCGCGCCGTCCCGGTGGCCGACGCGGCATCGCTCCCGCACCCGTCCGCCGGCCTGTCCGCCGCCCAGGCCACGGACCTGATCGTCGACGCCCGCTTCCTCGCCGTCGCCGCACCGGCCGACCCCTCGGCCGCGTCCGAGGCCGTGCTCGCCCTCGCCGCCACCCTGCGCTCCGTCCCCGCGACCGTGCCGTACGCGGTCCTCGCGGGCGCCGGCCCGCTCGACGCGCCCCTGCGCGAGACCCTGTGGGGACTGACCGCGTCCGTGGAGGCCGAACAGAGCGAACGGCGGCTGCTGCGGGTGACGTTGGCGGACGGCTGGGACCCCGCCCGACTGCCGGCCGTACTGGACCGGCTCCTCGACGACGGACCGTTCGAGACCCGCGTCGAGTTCGGCCCCGACCGCACCCGCGTCGCCAGGCTCGTCCCCGCGGCACCCACCGACGCCCCGGCCGGTCCCCTCACGGGCGCGGCCCTCGTCACCGGCGGCCTCGGCGCGCTCGGCCTGAGCACCGCCGCGATCCTGGCCCGCAACGGCTGCACCGATCTCACCCTGATGGCCCGTTCCCGCCCGGACGCCGCGGCGCGCCGCGCCATCGAAGCGCTCACCGCGTCCGGCACCCGCGTCCGGGTCCTGAACGGCGACGTCACCGACCCGGCCGACTGCGCCCGCGCCGTCACCGAGGCGGGCAGGGACCAGCCGCTGCGCCGGGTCCTGCACCTCGCCGGGGTCACCGACGACCGGGCCTTCGACCGCGTCGACCGCGCCACGGCCGAGCGGGTCTTCGCCGCGAAGGCGCACGGCGCGGCCGTCCTCGCCGAGGCGGTGCGCGGCCAGGACCTGGACGCGTTCGTCCTCTTCTCGTCGGCCTCCAGCGTGCTCGGCTCGGCGGGACAGACGGTCTACGCCGCCGCCAACGGCTATCTGAACGGCCTCGCCGAGACGCTGCGGGCCGACGGCGTCGCCGCCACCAGCGTCGCCTGGGGGCCCTGGACACCCGACGGCAAGGGCGGCCTCGCCGCCGGCGAGACCGTGCGCCGCGCGACCACCCGGCTGGGCATCGGCTCCCTCACCGACGACACGGCCGAGCCCCTCCTGCTGTCCGCGCTCACCGCGCGCGGGGCCCGCGTGATCGCCGTCGACCTCACGCCCGACCGGTTCACCGCGGCCCTCGACGGCCATCCGCGGGCCCGCCTGCTGGACGCCGCCACCACCGGGGGCGCCGCGCGCGCGGACCGCCCGGACACCGCCGGGCCGCGCGGCTGGTTCGGCGCGCACCTCGACACCCTGGCCCCGGGCGAACACACCGCGGCACTGGCGGACTTCGTGCGGCGCAGCGCCGGGGACACCCTCGGGCAACCCGCGCCCCAGGGCGAGGACACCACCTTCGGCGACATGGGCCTGGACTCGATCATGGTGATCGACCTGCGCACCCGGCTCTCCCACGCCCTCGGGATCGACCTCCTGGCGACGGTCGCCCTCGACCACCCCACGGTCGCCCGCATCACGGACCACATCCAGGGCCTGCGCGACCCTGCACCCGCGAGCGCCCCCGACACCCCGTCCCACCCGCACGCGTCGGACCCATCAGCCCCGCCGGCCCCAAAGCCGCTCCCGGGCCCGTCCGATCCGACGGACCTCTCAGGGATGTCCTTCGACGAACTCGTCCGGGCCGTCCGCAGCGACGTGTCCCAGAAAGGAGACACACCGACATGA